TCGATCGTGATCGTGCGCGCCTCCGCGAGTCGAACACCCGAGGTCCATACCCTGGTGCTGACGTTAGGCTCGTCTGCTGGCGCGTCCGCATCGACTGAGCCCGTGCCCGTTCCACCGCCGCCCGCGCCGGCTCCCCTTCCAGAACCTCCTCCCACACCCGAACCCGTCCCCCCTCCGATTCCCAAGCCCGAGCCGCGAGAAGAAACCGTGGTGCCCGTGCAAGAAGAAGCAACGCCGGCGAAGCCGCCCCAACCGCTGGCCGCCGCGACTCCCTCACCGACACCTCTCGCGCCGACCGAGCCGCGCCCCGAAGCCGCCGCGGAAGAGGCCGTGAACGTGATGAACCCAGGCGGCGAAGCCGCGGAAGCGCGCTATCTCAGCATTCTCAGCCGGCGGCTTGCACAACAGCGGCG
This region of bacterium genomic DNA includes:
- a CDS encoding TonB family protein, which encodes MEILPRHWAVALGLAALLHLGASIVIVRASASRTPEVHTLVLTLGSSAGASASTEPVPVPPPPAPAPLPEPPPTPEPVPPPIPKPEPREETVVPVQEEATPAKPPQPLAAATPSPTPLAPTEPRPEAAAEEAVNVMNPGGEAAEARYLSILSRRLAQQRRYPRRARIQRLEGEAVVGFELDRRGRVLWRRIQRSSGHSILDREALAMIERAQPFPRLPAALGKATLEVRVPVQFALR